The proteins below are encoded in one region of Planctopirus limnophila DSM 3776:
- a CDS encoding STAS domain-containing protein, producing the protein MLTKPNSYQLVLENGQLILKLLPGLTEAPWSEIEQAGFEAVSEVQKLAKPQVVVDLTELNYIGSSQVALVIRVWKAVKVQDGALVVATSNSTVREVLALSGLDRVWKLVETSQEAQAALGRQDIQPTLDDDQSDASPLPAYALLAACVVGILGLIAYGMDAISPGRILLVTGGIMALAAGIWGLLTTFGTLRLFAGSGVSAGVVLVLISFLLPQPKGEFRRNESEGEEAAAGSQAASPAPAKVVKPKVNSPQDDLPKTQPAPAEPSAAVKATNEPPKATTPTDAADSGTGSPETNSPAATPATEPAEPITPRSTLKDL; encoded by the coding sequence ATGCTGACAAAGCCAAACAGTTATCAACTCGTATTAGAGAATGGACAACTCATCCTCAAACTGCTGCCCGGATTGACGGAAGCCCCGTGGTCAGAAATTGAGCAGGCTGGATTCGAGGCTGTTTCGGAAGTTCAAAAATTGGCCAAACCTCAAGTTGTGGTTGATCTCACCGAACTGAATTACATTGGCAGTTCCCAGGTTGCTCTGGTGATTCGCGTATGGAAGGCAGTCAAAGTCCAGGATGGTGCGCTGGTCGTGGCAACATCGAACAGCACTGTGCGTGAAGTTCTGGCACTTTCGGGGCTCGACCGTGTCTGGAAACTTGTCGAAACCTCTCAGGAGGCTCAGGCCGCACTGGGCCGTCAAGACATTCAACCGACCCTCGATGATGATCAGAGTGATGCCTCACCTCTCCCGGCCTATGCACTGCTGGCGGCCTGTGTCGTGGGAATTCTGGGTCTCATTGCTTACGGGATGGATGCGATTTCACCGGGGAGAATCTTGTTGGTCACAGGTGGAATCATGGCACTTGCCGCTGGCATCTGGGGCTTGTTGACCACCTTTGGCACGTTGCGTCTGTTTGCCGGGAGTGGAGTCTCTGCCGGGGTTGTTCTCGTTTTGATCTCCTTTCTTTTGCCACAGCCCAAAGGCGAGTTTCGCCGCAATGAGTCTGAAGGTGAAGAGGCAGCAGCGGGCAGTCAAGCGGCCTCCCCGGCTCCAGCCAAAGTGGTAAAACCCAAGGTCAATTCTCCTCAGGACGATCTCCCGAAGACTCAACCGGCTCCAGCAGAGCCATCTGCTGCCGTCAAGGCCACAAACGAACCACCCAAAGCGACCACACCGACAGATGCTGCTGATTCAGGAACTGGTTCACCTGAAACCAATTCTCCAGCTGCCACGCCGGCAACAGAACCAGCAGAACCCATTACTCCTCGCTCGACGCTCAAAGACCTTTAA
- a CDS encoding GspE/PulE family protein, translated as MAVVTETAGDSRQRALQQELRELVDVVGPAPLVDLLLERSFQLNATDIHLDPTPTGLRIRLRVDGLLHDIIELPGEITSQIISRLKLMAGMNITERRLSQDGHISGASLRASRDIRVGSGPTIHGERLVLRLMPDETVFTKVEDLGLNDTQLQLINRALKKPYGLLLCVGPVGSGKSTTTYALLDQLNSPHRSIVTLEDPVERRIESINQIQIDPRINFNFADALRGVLRQDPDVVMVGEIRDAETAHIACRAGLTGVRVLSTLHANDTAATIDVLREFGIPPMFIADAVNCIVSQRLVRKVCTQSREIYHPDEAECRYLDISPDFADTVDLVRGVPAPVNFGTGYSGRSAVFEVLPIDARLRHAILSETPVTQLRQIAIDEGLITLEKAGLQKVREGITTLDEVHRVLLTSII; from the coding sequence ATGGCTGTCGTCACGGAAACCGCAGGTGATTCCCGTCAACGAGCTCTTCAACAGGAACTACGTGAACTCGTAGACGTCGTGGGGCCAGCTCCGTTAGTTGATCTTCTGCTCGAACGCAGCTTTCAGCTCAATGCGACAGATATTCATCTCGATCCGACTCCCACGGGCCTGAGAATTCGGCTGCGTGTCGATGGACTCCTGCACGACATCATTGAACTCCCGGGTGAAATTACTTCTCAGATTATCAGCCGTCTCAAGCTGATGGCTGGCATGAACATCACCGAAAGACGCCTCTCGCAGGATGGCCATATCAGCGGCGCCTCATTGCGAGCCTCGCGCGATATTCGTGTGGGGAGTGGGCCCACCATTCATGGTGAACGCCTCGTCCTGCGGTTGATGCCCGACGAAACCGTTTTCACCAAGGTGGAAGATCTCGGCCTGAACGACACCCAGCTTCAATTGATCAATCGAGCACTCAAAAAGCCCTATGGTCTGCTCCTTTGCGTCGGCCCGGTCGGCAGTGGAAAAAGTACCACAACCTATGCGTTGCTCGATCAACTCAACTCACCTCACCGCAGTATCGTCACACTGGAAGATCCTGTCGAACGGCGCATTGAATCGATCAATCAGATTCAGATCGATCCTCGCATTAACTTTAACTTTGCGGATGCTTTGCGAGGAGTGTTAAGGCAAGATCCCGACGTGGTGATGGTCGGTGAAATTCGTGATGCGGAAACGGCGCATATTGCCTGCCGTGCCGGTCTCACGGGTGTTCGTGTCCTCTCGACATTACATGCCAATGATACAGCCGCCACGATTGACGTACTGCGGGAATTTGGCATTCCTCCAATGTTCATTGCCGATGCAGTGAACTGTATTGTCTCTCAGCGACTGGTTCGTAAAGTCTGCACGCAATCGCGAGAAATCTATCATCCAGACGAGGCAGAATGCCGCTATCTCGACATTTCTCCCGATTTTGCTGATACCGTCGATCTGGTTCGTGGAGTTCCAGCTCCCGTCAATTTTGGGACAGGCTATTCGGGACGATCTGCGGTCTTTGAAGTCTTACCCATTGATGCCCGCCTGCGACATGCCATCCTTTCGGAAACACCTGTGACACAACTTCGCCAGATCGCCATCGACGAAGGGTTGATCACCCTCGAAAAAGCTGGTCTGCAGAAGGTCCGCGAAGGAATCACGACTCTTGATGAAGTCCACCGCGTACTGCTCACTTCGATCATTTGA
- a CDS encoding DUF1559 family PulG-like putative transporter, whose protein sequence is MDRSSDLGVASMFWWPEVILSIAIGLVICGIAVPAVLNSRESQRKVLCQQRLSRLSTGLAAHESAYGTLPPGVLWGRFQYDAPRTTYYANLLEVLGEGTLLPVPGVTWCSSQNEHVTSMPRPELLCPSDLRGGAVKNNLKCGDQAMTNYMACFGRTMADVALKRGPFFANSGLDLNRVERGRASLLLMAEYITGTPTDLRGGLWGDEAGMSLIFTSLPPNSPVPDRLYPNPRLCDPQNAVHNNVKANMPCAHGDGYLTDTAAARSHHAGGVHALFADGRIQFVSSRIDRELWQNYGVTHPESAAWETASLSEQEIDKLKLPSGKLASSQMTRE, encoded by the coding sequence ATGGATCGATCGAGTGACCTGGGCGTCGCTTCCATGTTCTGGTGGCCTGAAGTCATTTTATCGATTGCTATTGGCCTGGTGATTTGTGGAATCGCCGTTCCCGCAGTTCTGAATTCTCGCGAGAGTCAGCGTAAGGTTTTGTGCCAGCAAAGGTTGTCGCGTTTGTCCACGGGATTGGCAGCCCATGAATCGGCTTATGGCACATTGCCACCTGGTGTGCTCTGGGGAAGATTTCAATACGACGCGCCACGGACCACCTACTATGCCAATCTTCTAGAAGTTCTCGGAGAAGGAACGCTTTTGCCGGTTCCAGGCGTCACATGGTGCTCGTCACAAAACGAACATGTCACCAGCATGCCCCGGCCGGAACTGCTCTGTCCGTCAGATTTGCGAGGCGGAGCCGTCAAGAACAATCTCAAGTGTGGCGACCAGGCCATGACCAACTATATGGCCTGTTTTGGTCGAACGATGGCTGATGTCGCCCTCAAACGTGGACCATTCTTTGCGAATTCAGGACTCGATCTGAATCGTGTGGAGCGTGGCCGAGCTTCACTGCTGCTCATGGCTGAGTACATCACGGGAACACCTACTGACCTTCGTGGCGGTCTCTGGGGCGATGAAGCGGGCATGAGTCTGATATTCACCTCTTTGCCTCCCAACAGTCCTGTACCCGACAGGCTGTACCCGAATCCGAGGCTCTGTGATCCACAGAATGCAGTCCACAACAACGTGAAAGCCAACATGCCCTGTGCGCATGGTGATGGCTACCTGACAGATACCGCAGCAGCCCGGAGCCATCATGCGGGTGGTGTGCATGCGCTGTTTGCTGATGGACGAATTCAATTTGTTTCGAGTCGGATTGATCGTGAGCTATGGCAGAATTATGGAGTCACGCATCCTGAGTCGGCAGCATGGGAGACTGCAAGCCTCTCAGAACAGGAGATTGATAAGCTCAAATTGCCTTCAGGAAAGCTTGCCTCCAGTCAGATGACGAGGGAGTAA
- a CDS encoding CBS domain-containing protein has translation MPSPEHAPEDRPASTDLPIEASAGSDREHVVATSVPVIEQEPMVGPVRTPVNVHDVLADPVTKHLVSASPILKADDTVQQSLTALRASNDVGRIVYFYVVDEDHRLLGVVASRRLLLSPPETIIRSIMSATVISIPSTATVLEACEYFTRYKLLAFPVVDEDQKILGAVDVDLYTAEIMEIDRRQDSDDLFQLIGVHLTEASQRNSRAAFLGRFPW, from the coding sequence ATGCCATCGCCAGAACATGCGCCGGAAGATCGCCCCGCTTCAACAGATTTACCCATCGAAGCGAGTGCTGGATCTGACCGGGAACATGTGGTGGCGACTTCTGTTCCTGTGATTGAACAAGAACCGATGGTTGGACCGGTGCGAACACCGGTTAATGTCCATGATGTGCTTGCCGATCCCGTCACAAAGCATCTTGTCTCGGCTTCACCAATTCTCAAAGCCGACGACACGGTGCAGCAGTCGCTGACAGCCTTGCGGGCATCGAATGACGTCGGGCGGATCGTTTACTTCTATGTTGTGGATGAAGACCACCGGCTGCTGGGCGTGGTTGCTAGCCGCCGGCTGCTGCTTTCACCGCCAGAGACGATCATCCGCTCCATCATGTCTGCAACCGTCATTTCGATTCCCTCGACGGCCACTGTGCTCGAAGCCTGTGAATACTTTACTCGCTATAAACTGCTGGCGTTCCCTGTTGTCGATGAAGATCAGAAGATTCTCGGTGCAGTTGACGTTGATCTCTACACCGCTGAAATCATGGAAATAGATCGTCGGCAAGACAGTGACGATCTATTTCAGTTGATCGGTGTGCATCTGACAGAAGCCTCGCAGCGCAACTCGCGGGCGGCATTTCTAGGCCGGTTCCCGTGGTAA
- a CDS encoding MotA/TolQ/ExbB proton channel family protein codes for MGSFSGAIMRMESQGLTHIPASRNQGHRPRASRTQPVHRKSFKISILPQACLCLMLCLVMATGMVAVHQSDALAQGGDSAAIDPSASGAANAQAVPSTEESQKPATKIPETPLEILNGLGVFVYPLGLASVLVLWVTIERLVVLRRSRVIPQPFVRRFFDHMREGHLDPKTSLQLCEENGSPISIVFAHGLRKWGKPSVEVEQAIIDGGERQTSQLRKHIRVLNGAATVAPLIGLLGTVAGMIESFNTIAAKQAMGRTEDLAAGIGLALLTTAAGLLIAIPALIMYMYFAGRVDSLIIEMDGLAQDLVDLISAEGLADQERAARSTSSSSKSTEVKKPA; via the coding sequence ATGGGCAGTTTTTCCGGTGCGATCATGCGAATGGAATCTCAAGGTCTCACTCACATTCCGGCATCCCGAAACCAGGGTCATCGCCCCCGCGCTAGTCGTACGCAACCAGTTCACCGCAAAAGCTTTAAGATCTCGATCCTTCCTCAGGCCTGTCTTTGCCTGATGCTGTGTCTGGTGATGGCCACGGGGATGGTGGCAGTCCACCAGAGTGATGCTCTGGCACAAGGGGGAGATTCCGCCGCCATCGATCCATCCGCTTCTGGTGCAGCAAATGCTCAGGCAGTGCCGAGTACAGAAGAGAGCCAGAAGCCGGCCACGAAAATCCCGGAAACACCTCTGGAGATTCTGAACGGGCTGGGTGTTTTTGTTTATCCGCTGGGCCTGGCTTCCGTGCTGGTCTTGTGGGTGACCATTGAGCGCCTGGTTGTGCTGAGACGCAGCCGCGTGATTCCCCAGCCCTTTGTCAGACGTTTCTTTGATCACATGCGGGAAGGACATCTCGATCCCAAAACATCTCTCCAATTGTGTGAAGAAAATGGCAGCCCGATTTCGATTGTGTTTGCACACGGTCTGCGGAAGTGGGGCAAGCCGAGCGTGGAAGTGGAACAGGCCATCATTGATGGAGGCGAACGCCAGACCAGCCAATTGCGAAAACACATTCGGGTTCTGAATGGGGCTGCGACAGTTGCTCCGTTAATTGGTCTGCTGGGAACAGTGGCCGGTATGATCGAGAGCTTCAATACCATCGCTGCCAAGCAGGCGATGGGAAGGACAGAAGATCTTGCGGCTGGCATCGGACTGGCACTGCTGACGACAGCGGCTGGTCTGCTCATCGCAATCCCTGCATTGATCATGTACATGTATTTTGCCGGGCGCGTCGATTCGTTGATCATCGAAATGGATGGGCTGGCGCAGGATCTTGTCGATTTGATTTCAGCCGAAGGACTTGCAGATCAGGAACGAGCGGCCCGTTCCACGTCGTCTTCGAGTAAATCGACAGAGGTCAAGAAACCTGCCTGA
- a CDS encoding Fur family transcriptional regulator, protein MSKEAETDAGSVAEIRRVLGKANLRTTAARIAVLRQLQQATAPVTHAEVAEELVPTGFDKATVFRNLTDLVDAGLVTRSELGDHVWRFELNDLNNPEKDQHPHFVCITCGKVTCLHGSELPKFDKESWARIGKVNEILLKGFCVQCSNSTKS, encoded by the coding sequence ATGTCGAAGGAAGCGGAAACCGATGCCGGTTCGGTGGCTGAAATTCGCCGTGTTTTGGGTAAGGCCAATCTACGCACCACAGCGGCTCGTATTGCTGTCCTTCGCCAATTGCAGCAGGCGACTGCTCCCGTAACTCATGCCGAGGTCGCTGAAGAACTCGTACCGACGGGTTTCGACAAAGCGACAGTTTTCCGCAATCTGACCGATCTGGTGGATGCCGGGCTCGTCACTCGCAGTGAACTGGGCGACCATGTCTGGCGATTTGAGCTGAATGATCTCAATAATCCCGAGAAAGATCAGCATCCGCACTTTGTCTGCATTACTTGTGGAAAAGTGACCTGCCTCCATGGCAGCGAACTTCCCAAGTTCGACAAAGAGAGCTGGGCCCGTATTGGCAAAGTCAATGAGATTCTGCTCAAAGGCTTCTGCGTCCAATGCTCCAACAGCACCAAAAGCTGA
- a CDS encoding secreted protein, which yields MMRQLTYCLSIIAALSSLLLSGAHIALGQTGASQLPGAADSPGNTHAVATVRTYYGEVEPLLRAHCLECHRQGGLAPFSLESYAQAKAHALTSLQMIQQGSMPPWPPSARGLLLQHERRLTATEQQLFAEWIQQGRLAGDPSPLNDDMTSKVTPQSVQTKRPPLGEPDAVFELPSNFEVPAEGDDIYLYVPIGTGWTKDQWIQAIEFEPGVASVVHHASFMADTSGTAREMDAETTELGYRRYGGSGFTASSTLGGWAPGAQPMAFPPGVARKVDRGADLVLQMHYHPSGRVEHDRSRIKIHFAKEPVQKQVVELIMANLDLQIPADRASHRHIAEYVLPVDVTIYGIAPHAHQVATSVLIEAIDFEKGPTILLEIPRWNMNWQQVYLPRTPLTLRGGTRLRTTFVYNNSSSNPRNPHQPPQDIFWGEQTADEMGVVFFDVTTNTPEDLKFLQWHNQNRLTASREEAARHPRGKIEAQ from the coding sequence ATGATGCGTCAACTGACGTACTGCCTGTCGATCATAGCGGCCTTGAGCAGTCTGCTCTTAAGTGGTGCTCACATTGCGCTGGGGCAGACAGGTGCCAGTCAGCTACCTGGTGCAGCAGATTCACCAGGCAATACACATGCTGTTGCCACCGTGCGAACCTATTATGGTGAGGTTGAGCCTCTTCTGCGGGCTCATTGTCTGGAGTGTCATCGTCAGGGAGGACTGGCACCATTTTCGTTAGAAAGCTACGCGCAGGCAAAAGCCCATGCACTGACCAGTCTGCAAATGATTCAGCAGGGAAGTATGCCTCCATGGCCACCCTCTGCCCGAGGTTTGCTTTTACAGCATGAGCGGCGTTTAACAGCCACTGAGCAGCAACTCTTTGCCGAGTGGATTCAACAGGGGAGACTGGCCGGTGATCCTTCGCCACTCAACGACGACATGACCAGCAAGGTAACTCCGCAATCGGTTCAGACAAAGAGGCCGCCACTGGGTGAGCCTGATGCCGTTTTTGAACTTCCATCGAATTTTGAAGTCCCGGCAGAGGGCGACGATATCTATCTGTATGTGCCAATCGGCACAGGCTGGACGAAGGACCAATGGATCCAGGCGATTGAATTTGAGCCGGGAGTAGCCAGCGTGGTGCATCACGCCAGCTTTATGGCTGACACTTCGGGAACGGCTCGTGAGATGGATGCCGAAACGACCGAACTGGGTTACCGGCGATATGGCGGCAGTGGTTTTACAGCCTCAAGCACCTTAGGAGGCTGGGCACCGGGGGCACAGCCGATGGCATTTCCTCCCGGGGTCGCCCGCAAGGTGGATCGCGGTGCCGATCTCGTCTTGCAGATGCATTATCACCCCTCAGGGCGTGTGGAGCATGATCGCTCGCGAATCAAAATTCATTTCGCCAAAGAACCTGTCCAGAAGCAGGTGGTTGAACTGATCATGGCGAATCTGGATCTTCAGATCCCTGCGGACCGTGCTTCTCATCGGCATATCGCGGAGTACGTTTTGCCAGTCGATGTGACGATCTACGGGATTGCTCCGCATGCACATCAAGTGGCGACTTCAGTGCTCATTGAAGCGATTGATTTTGAGAAAGGTCCTACAATTCTGCTCGAGATCCCGCGCTGGAATATGAACTGGCAGCAGGTCTACCTGCCGCGAACACCACTGACATTACGCGGTGGAACACGCCTCAGGACGACGTTCGTGTACAACAACTCGTCGTCGAACCCCAGAAATCCCCATCAACCGCCGCAAGACATTTTCTGGGGAGAACAGACTGCTGATGAAATGGGAGTGGTTTTCTTCGATGTAACTACGAATACACCAGAAGATCTCAAATTCCTGCAATGGCACAACCAGAATCGCCTGACGGCTTCTCGTGAAGAGGCGGCACGCCATCCCCGCGGAAAAATTGAAGCACAATGA
- the folE gene encoding GTP cyclohydrolase I FolE, which translates to MRAEPDLPRIQRAVREILSAIGENPDREGLQETPARVARMFAELTAGLRCDPARHLERVFPEQYDELVLVKDISFNSMCEHHLLPFMGVAHIGYLPRGKVVGLSKLARIVDEISHQPQVQERMTQQIADLMQSVLDPKGVIVVLEATHTCMTIRGIRKPGSLTITSAVRGLFKTNQASRAEVMSLMQQRRSV; encoded by the coding sequence ATGAGAGCTGAGCCTGACTTGCCGCGAATTCAGCGGGCTGTCCGTGAGATTCTCTCTGCGATTGGCGAAAATCCTGATCGGGAAGGTCTCCAGGAAACTCCCGCCCGCGTGGCCCGTATGTTTGCCGAATTAACAGCGGGTTTGCGCTGTGATCCCGCCAGGCATCTCGAACGCGTCTTTCCCGAGCAGTATGACGAACTCGTGCTGGTTAAAGATATCAGCTTCAACAGCATGTGTGAGCATCATCTGTTGCCCTTTATGGGCGTGGCTCACATTGGTTATCTTCCGCGGGGAAAAGTTGTGGGCTTAAGTAAGCTCGCCCGCATCGTGGATGAGATCTCTCATCAACCCCAGGTACAGGAACGCATGACTCAGCAGATTGCTGATCTCATGCAAAGCGTCCTCGATCCCAAAGGTGTCATCGTTGTGTTGGAAGCGACTCACACCTGCATGACGATTCGCGGCATCCGCAAACCTGGGTCGCTCACAATCACCAGCGCTGTGCGTGGACTTTTCAAGACCAACCAGGCTAGCCGGGCCGAAGTGATGTCACTCATGCAGCAGCGAAGAAGCGTATAG
- a CDS encoding magnesium transporter, with protein sequence MLAAFTADAYDDVATLAVVAPFIALVTALAESVSIQSVSLALQALHGQHPTWAIFSRKAAFEVIVGALLGISCGLSVGVIAFLWKGSWAVSASLFLGIAAGVTASALVGLSIPFVLRLIRRDPQLASGPIALALSDVVTLLFYFNLGRWIL encoded by the coding sequence ATGCTGGCTGCCTTTACTGCCGATGCCTACGACGACGTGGCGACTTTGGCAGTGGTGGCTCCTTTTATTGCTCTGGTCACTGCACTGGCTGAAAGCGTCAGTATCCAGTCGGTAAGTCTGGCACTGCAGGCTCTGCATGGTCAACATCCCACCTGGGCGATTTTTTCGCGTAAAGCAGCTTTTGAAGTGATCGTCGGTGCTCTCTTGGGAATCAGTTGCGGACTCTCTGTGGGAGTCATTGCCTTCCTCTGGAAGGGAAGCTGGGCGGTTTCTGCCAGTCTATTTCTGGGAATCGCCGCTGGGGTTACCGCTTCGGCACTGGTGGGCCTGAGTATTCCCTTCGTGCTTCGATTGATTCGACGTGATCCTCAGTTGGCCTCCGGCCCGATTGCACTCGCATTAAGCGACGTGGTGACGTTGCTCTTCTACTTCAATCTCGGTCGCTGGATTCTTTGA
- a CDS encoding cation:proton antiporter: MHHLDLILTLTGGLTAALVLGYITNRLGLSPIVGYLLAGICVGPATPGFVANAELAEQMAEVGVILLMFGVGLHFHLADLLAVRKVALPGALGQILISALLGTGLGLIVGWGLVPSIIFGLALSVASTVVLARVLADFRELHTNTGRIAMGWLVVEDLFTVVTLVLLPTVLAAKADLAGVTIAAFLTFGKIGLFVVVVMYGGGVVIPWVFERMAKSGSRELFTLTVLVTALGIAVVSAQLFGVSMALGAFLAGMVVGRSEFSARAASDALPMKDAFAVLFFVSVGMLFDPSQLVEAPGVILGTLAIVLIGKPLAAFVIVMLLRYPPRTALSVAIALAQIGEFSFILGSLARELGVFPEEANQGLIVAAILSITINPLLYGAIPKLERWMHQVPWLSTRLLARLDAAPAVSEDHEKFGTNTPAIIVGYGPIGRMVARILIENGIRPVIIEMNLDTFRRLRNEGMCVVYGDARQVEVLKQAHVESARYLIFSSAESHGVEEIIQQAKTLHPQIITFVRTRFLHNLPELEHFGAARIFVDEAAIGLAMATSILKDLGATGDQLDRERDRVEREFFNIKQSTTTSQVSAETPVVPPHDSPAT, translated from the coding sequence TTGCATCATCTTGATTTGATTCTCACTCTCACGGGTGGCCTGACGGCGGCTCTGGTGCTGGGTTACATCACCAACCGGCTCGGATTATCACCCATCGTGGGCTACCTGCTGGCCGGGATTTGCGTCGGTCCTGCAACTCCCGGATTTGTCGCCAACGCCGAATTGGCTGAGCAGATGGCCGAAGTGGGCGTGATTCTCCTCATGTTCGGTGTCGGGTTGCACTTTCATCTGGCGGATCTGCTTGCCGTTCGCAAAGTGGCACTTCCCGGAGCGCTGGGCCAGATTCTCATTTCTGCTCTACTCGGCACGGGATTAGGCCTGATTGTCGGCTGGGGGCTTGTGCCCTCCATCATTTTTGGCCTGGCACTCAGCGTGGCCAGTACTGTGGTCCTGGCGCGTGTACTGGCCGATTTCCGTGAGCTTCATACCAATACCGGCCGCATCGCCATGGGCTGGCTGGTGGTCGAAGATCTGTTCACGGTCGTGACCCTCGTGCTCCTGCCGACAGTGCTTGCTGCCAAAGCCGATCTGGCAGGTGTCACCATTGCGGCATTTTTGACTTTCGGAAAGATTGGCCTGTTTGTCGTCGTCGTGATGTACGGCGGCGGCGTGGTGATTCCATGGGTTTTTGAACGCATGGCCAAATCGGGATCCCGAGAACTTTTCACACTCACAGTTCTGGTCACAGCTCTAGGGATCGCTGTAGTTTCTGCCCAACTCTTTGGAGTATCGATGGCCTTGGGAGCCTTTCTGGCAGGGATGGTTGTGGGGCGATCCGAATTCAGTGCCCGAGCCGCTTCCGATGCACTGCCGATGAAAGATGCCTTTGCAGTGCTCTTCTTCGTCTCAGTGGGGATGCTGTTTGATCCATCTCAACTTGTCGAGGCCCCTGGCGTGATTCTTGGCACACTGGCCATTGTGCTCATCGGCAAACCTCTCGCTGCCTTTGTGATTGTGATGTTGTTGCGCTATCCGCCGCGCACAGCCCTTTCTGTCGCTATTGCCTTAGCACAGATCGGAGAATTTTCCTTTATTCTCGGGTCTCTCGCCCGTGAATTGGGAGTTTTCCCTGAAGAGGCGAACCAGGGGCTCATCGTGGCGGCAATCCTCTCGATCACGATCAATCCCTTGCTGTACGGAGCCATTCCCAAACTGGAACGATGGATGCATCAGGTGCCGTGGCTGTCAACGCGTTTGCTGGCCAGACTTGATGCCGCCCCGGCAGTCTCTGAAGACCACGAAAAATTCGGAACCAACACACCCGCCATCATTGTGGGATATGGGCCGATTGGCCGCATGGTTGCCAGAATACTCATTGAGAATGGTATCCGGCCTGTCATTATCGAAATGAATCTCGACACATTCCGGCGACTGCGAAACGAAGGAATGTGTGTCGTCTATGGAGATGCACGACAAGTCGAAGTCCTCAAGCAGGCCCACGTCGAGTCGGCCCGGTATCTCATTTTCAGCAGTGCGGAAAGCCATGGTGTCGAAGAGATCATCCAGCAGGCGAAAACTCTGCATCCCCAGATCATCACCTTCGTGCGCACACGCTTTCTGCATAATCTTCCCGAACTGGAGCATTTTGGTGCCGCCAGAATTTTTGTCGATGAAGCAGCCATTGGTCTGGCCATGGCAACATCCATCCTCAAAGACCTCGGTGCCACGGGTGACCAACTCGATCGAGAGCGTGACCGGGTGGAGCGAGAGTTCTTCAATATCAAGCAGTCGACGACCACCAGCCAGGTTTCGGCAGAAACTCCCGTGGTACCTCCACACGATTCACCGGCAACATGA
- a CDS encoding YbaY family lipoprotein, translated as MARLWTKFAGHGLCQLVVLLALSSSGTVQAQLGTFQPDDRSRGIQGVDPRLVQPRLLPPTPQFPQPNLPRWKMGIEGEDFDVGVRVTEVYRPTPASRAGIEVDDIIITVNGYQVGIVNGQLFDIGEEFQKRADSRGYVNLLIWNHRDRTLANRVVRLERSLIPNPPSRLSTLVGTVTYRERMALPPNSVVEVRLVDITDNPRFPRVLVDEVIENPRSVPVSFRLNFDGDEIDQRRIYAIDAQIWTQGRLQWSTATPVQVITRGNPNRSIDLMLTRSVVAPVFDGGFGR; from the coding sequence ATGGCAAGGTTATGGACGAAGTTTGCTGGTCATGGATTGTGTCAGTTAGTGGTACTTCTGGCTCTTAGCTCGAGTGGGACGGTTCAGGCGCAACTGGGAACCTTTCAACCCGATGATCGATCCCGCGGCATTCAAGGCGTGGATCCTCGTCTGGTTCAACCTCGATTGTTGCCTCCGACTCCACAGTTCCCGCAACCCAACCTTCCCCGTTGGAAAATGGGAATTGAAGGCGAAGACTTCGATGTCGGCGTCCGTGTGACTGAAGTTTACCGGCCCACGCCGGCCAGCCGGGCCGGGATTGAGGTCGACGATATCATCATTACCGTCAACGGCTATCAGGTCGGTATCGTCAACGGCCAGCTCTTTGACATCGGAGAAGAGTTTCAAAAACGAGCCGACTCTCGCGGGTATGTCAACCTGCTCATCTGGAATCACCGGGATCGCACACTGGCCAATCGAGTGGTTCGACTTGAACGGTCCTTGATACCCAATCCTCCCTCCAGGCTATCGACTCTGGTCGGCACAGTCACCTACCGCGAGCGCATGGCTCTGCCACCAAACTCCGTGGTCGAAGTTCGATTGGTCGACATCACGGATAACCCCCGGTTCCCTCGCGTGCTGGTCGATGAAGTCATCGAAAATCCACGCAGTGTGCCCGTTTCTTTCCGGCTGAACTTCGATGGTGACGAGATTGATCAAAGACGCATTTACGCCATTGATGCACAAATCTGGACACAGGGCCGACTCCAGTGGTCGACAGCCACTCCCGTGCAGGTCATTACGCGCGGCAATCCGAATCGCAGCATTGATCTCATGCTGACACGATCGGTCGTAGCCCCTGTCTTTGATGGTGGTTTTGGTCGCTGA